A single Primulina eburnea isolate SZY01 chromosome 11, ASM2296580v1, whole genome shotgun sequence DNA region contains:
- the LOC140804425 gene encoding uncharacterized protein isoform X4 yields the protein MDRNFCSDSAGNIFARSKNSSYFIHIDRRSNNVNLKTHIPERQLPIESETRTVLATNKNRNLKLYLYFTEPVLNSSTEILNSITTSEGSFVPVSGDTFGNRRFGYQLTDVAEMAVVTVSVQTNLVISRQGTSVTPVPPITFLYDSQRPTVRLSTTSKMRTKETSIPIVIKFVKPVFGFNSSLITISGGHLLSFQEMTKSIYAVHVHALADSISVYIPENITTDVSGNKNRASNTLLIRHYSVPVESLILSTFVTTAFGVTCLIGGFLTVSTATLLSFGAFSRPSSILSSDPARYIFRIAYHIQVFALSKWLAVTSPIEYYEFARGLQWSIPYLKLPWERKNVLPMMVGSSSSRSRLVHSSEIRETGVFKGVQPRAGSLESAAKVYGLPLTPMEYISYFESHNIVPQAEYILDPRNSHGWRDFSRSMFWLSIIGGTLVLVHVLFLFILQFKKKNNEKQSFGALIFPRFEIFLLILALPCFCKASAALLKGGTSSEMAIGFLIMSIVSLVMLSLFLFLSCGITLGKLLQYKEVHREGQIFRWYKEIIRVILGPGKRSQWTWKNRPGSTNLTIFGPLFEDLRGPPKYMLSQISVGRVNKRDDRIIASDDETEDAEAPIIQKLFGIMRIYYTFLECSKRVALGIVAVAYLQNSSSKTPTIIVLCMTSFQLFFMVLKKPFIKKRVQLVEIVSVSGEVAIFAICYVFLEHKFSPQNERKIGISMLLIFLLAFLVQMINEWRALYRQTKRLDPINNSFLRGLENALIGFLLFCCPHGLVKDLDRKFPLNNTPETAETTFSVNRIQSLGSAASGDKSWLKQIQELARSSFSKDGARTSPGDPSTSKSTKLSGFWRARMSGSSTASTDVSTKQRGLHRELEEIFSLK from the exons ATGGATAGAAATTTCTGTTCAGACTCTGCAGGAAACATATTTGCGAGGAGtaaaaattcgagttatttcaTACACATTG ATAGAAGAAGCAATAATGTGAACTTGAAGACTCATATACCCGAAAGACAGCTTCCAATTGAAAGTGAAACTAGAACTGTACTGGCAACTAATAAAAATAGGAATCTAAAGTTGTACTTATATTTCACGGAACCAGTCCTCAACTCATCCACTGAAATTCTAAATTCCATCACCACAAGTGAAGGATCATTTGTGCCCGTCAGTGGGGATACCTTTGGAAATCGAAGATTTGGCTATCAG CTAACAGATGTAGCGGAGATGGCTGTTGTTACTGTGAGCGTGCAAACAAACTTAGTAATCAGCAGACAAGGGACCTCTGTCACTCCTGTACCTCCCATAACTTTTCTCTATG attCTCAAAGGCCTACGGTTAGGCTGAGCACAACAAGCAAAATGCGAACAAAAGAAACGAGTATTCCGATTGTGATCAAATTCGTGAAGCCGGTATTTGGCTTTAACTCATCTCTTATAACCATCTCTGGTGGTCATTTGCTCAG TTTCCAGGAGATGACTAAGAGCATCTATGCCGTGCATGTACATGCACTCGCCGAttctatatcagtctatattcCCGAAAACATAACCACGGATGTCTCTGGAAATAAAAATAGAGCGTCCAACACTCTACTAATCAGGCACT ATTCTGTGCCGGTGGAATCTTTGATTCTTTCAACCTTTGTTACTACTGCTTTTGGTGTGACATGTTTGATTGGAGGGTTTCTCACTGTTTCAACAGCAACACTTTTATCTTTTGGAGCATTCTCCAGGCCAAGTTCTATCTTATCCTCCGACCCTGCAAGatatattttt AGAATCGCTTACCACATTCAGGTGTTTGCCTTATCTAAATGGCTGGCAGTTACTTCGCCTATAGAATATTATGAATTCGCAAGAGGTCTGCAATGGAGTATCCCTTACTTGAAGCTCCCATGGGAGAGAAAAAATGTCCTGCCAATGATGGTTGGATCGAGTTCTTCTAGGAGCCGACTAGTACATAGTTCTGAAATCCGTGAAACAGGAGTTTTCAAGGGTGTTCAACCAAGAGCTGGCAGTCTGGAATCAGCAGCCAAAGTGTATGGATTGCCATTGACTCCTATGGAATACATATCCTATTTTGAG AGCCATAATATTGTGCCTCAAGCTGAATATATTTTAGATCCAAGAAATTCACATGG GTGGAGAGATTTCAGTAGAAGCATGTTTTGGTTATCCATAATTGGTGGCACCTTGGTTCTGGTCCATGTTTTATTCCTTTTTATCCTTCAATTCAAGAAGAAAAACAACGAAAAACAGAGCTTTGGAGCTCTTATTTTTCCAAGATTCGAGATATTTCTGCTAATTCTTGCGCTACCATGCTTCTGCAAAGCTTCAGCTGCTTTGCTCAAAG GTGGGACGTCTTCTGAAATGGCCATAGGCTTTCTGATCATGAGTATAGTTTCTTTGGTTATGTTATCATTGTTTTTGTTCCTTTCCTGCGGAATCACGCTAGGGAAGCTGCTTCAGTACAAGGAAGTACATCGTGAGGGACAAATATTTCGATGGTATAAAGAAATTATTCGAGTCATACTGGGTCCTGGTAAAAGAAGCCAATGGACGTGGAAGAACCGCCCTGGTTCAACTAATCTTACCATTTTCGGTCCTCTATTTGAGGATCTTAGAGGCCCTCCAAAGTACATGCTGTCTCAGATTTCTGTTGGTCGTGTGAACAAACGTGATGACAGAATAATTGCTTCTGATGACGAAACGGAAGATGCAGAAGCGCCCATAATTCAAAAATTGTTTGGAATTATGAGGATTTACTACACATTTCTTGAATGTTCAAAACGTGTGGCACTCGGAATCGTGGCTGTTGCTTATTTACAGAACTCATCCTCAAAAACTCCAACGATCATAGTACTTTGTATGACCTCATTTCAACTGTTCTTCATGGTTCTTAAGAAGCCATTCATTAAGAAAAGGGTCCAACTAGTTGAGATTGTCTCAGTGTCAGGTGAGGTCGCCATTTTTGCAATCTGTTATGTTTTCTTGGAACACAAGTTTTCCCCCCAAAACGAGAGGAAAATTGGGATTTCGATGCTGTTGATTTTCTTGTTAGCCTTTCTAGTCCAAATGATCAATGAATGGCGTGCACTATACCGACAGACAAAGCGTCTGGATCCCATTAACAACTCGTTTTTACGAGGTTTGGAAAATGCTTTAATTGGATTCCTCTTGTTCTGCTGTCCCCACGGTTTGGTCAAGGATCTCGACCGAAAGTTCCCTTTAAACAACACGCCTGAAACGGCAGAAACCACTTTTTCTGTTAACAGGATTCAGAGCTTGGGAAGCGCGGCCTCGGGAGACAAGTCGTGGTTGAAGCAAATTCAAGAACTAGCAAGATCAAGCTTTAGTAAAGATGGAGCCAGGACCAGCCCAGGCGATCCATCCACGAGTAAATCGACCAAGTTGAGCGGATTTTGGAGAGCTAGGATGAGTGGAAGTTCGACTGCATCTACTGACGTTAGTACAAAACAGAGGGGATTGCACAGAGAATTGGAAGaaattttttcattaaaatga